A stretch of the Zeugodacus cucurbitae isolate PBARC_wt_2022May chromosome 6, idZeuCucr1.2, whole genome shotgun sequence genome encodes the following:
- the LOC105209257 gene encoding dynein regulatory complex subunit 2, with the protein MGKKSKANKLAKMSDEERARYMQMRADIEEEARRRKVQLISLFMKNKLKREEAFSRLNMAKINQEWRSILRQVKVQELRKDMVELQKFFQERLDRKDGVIKRLLNDIDIAEDMYSTLQQSHMEIVNKMIVIQQQRMQFFKDTYDHNKTAVLEEYSQDFNEFQEKRQKAMEELECVKYQLKDESEKYAMEREERHLQKLDDMKSEMQLYIENITKSGEEKLERLWQEYQDVLAGYMRHTESFYSEYMDLKERDQESANIIRDHYHQIERASDQLAHLKLVYADTLENNEGKVVYFVKLRDDLQQRLSESKANFESELKADEERFKLMSVVSYNVLKHLKGIAAEGETLLQLALVCRKNETKREQLLPLGLPPLTKPMFEEEAQEQVEEMKPSEQPSKLEEYAFANWMLMENFWRRVNNARVDVVCMKQQKKKLETENAALKAQLQELLINMNLCNGSNLHVNDYLAKRPSSMRVDRVQQQHLIKDQRQTKCHSAAEARRASTTPSGGNSNGFRRPFTACIEANFTSTVRTARLLRGKPKLAKIESFVRF; encoded by the exons ATGGGCAAGAAAAGTAAAGCGAATAAATTGGCGAAAATGTCGGATGAGGAGCGAGCGCGTTACATGCAAATGCGCGCCGACATCGAGGAGGAGGCGCGACGCCGCAAAGTGCAACTCATATCGCTTTTCATGAAA AACAAGCTCAAGCGCGAGGAGGCCTTCAGTCGCCTGAATATGGCGAAAATCAATCAGGAATGGCGCTCCATCTTGCGTCAGGTGAAAGTGCAGGAGCTGCGCAAAGATATGGTGGAATTGCAGAAATTCTTTCAAGAGCGTCTAGATCGTAAAGATGGTGTCATCAAGCGATTActcaatgatatcgatatagcTGAGGATATGTACTCGACGTTGCAGCAGTCGCATATGGAGATTGTTAATAAGATGATTG TCATCCAACAACAGCGTATGCAATTCTTCAAAGACACCTATGACCATAATAAAACAGCCGTACTTGAAGAATACAGTCAAGATTTCAACGAATTTCAAGAGAAACGCCAAAAAGCTATGGAAGAATTGGAATGTGTTAAATACCAACTGAAAGATGAAAGTGAAAAGTACGCAATGGAAAGAGAGGAAAGACATTTGCAgaaattggatgatatgaagAGTGAG ATGCAACTCTACATTGAAAATATCACCAAAAGCGGTGAGGAGAAACTCGAACGCCTCTGGCAGGAATATCAGGATGTGCTCGCCGGTTATATGCGTCACACCGAGAGTTTCTACTCCGAGTATATGGATCTGAAGGAACGTGATCAGGAGAGCGCTAATATCATACGTGATCACTATCATCAAATAGAACGCGCTAGCGATCAGTTGGCGCATCTTAAGCTGGTCTACGCCGACACATTGGAAAACAATGAGGGTAAGGTGGTGTATTTCGTGAAGCTAAGAGATGATCTACAGCAGCGCCTCTCGGAGTCAAAAGCAAATTTTGAGTCTGAATTGAAAGCAGATGAAGAGCGCTTCAAACTAATGAGCGTTGTGAGTTACAATGTGCTGAAG CATTTGAAAGGCATTGCAGCTGAGGGTGAAACGCTACTCCAACTGGCGCTCGTTTGTCGCAAAAATGAGACCAAACGTGAGCAGTTGCTGCCTTTGGGCTTGCCGCCGCTCACCAAGCCGATGTTCGAGGAGGAGGCGCAGGAGCAAGTTGAAGAAATGAAGCCTTCGGAGCAGCCTTCCAAGTTAGAAGAA TACGCCTTCGCCAATTGGATGCTGATGGAGAACTTCTGGCGTCGCGTCAACAACGCACGCGTCGATGTGGTCTGCATGAAGCAACAGAAGAAGAAGCTGGAAACCGAGAATGCCGCACTCAAGGCGCAACTGCAGGAGCTACTGATCAATATGAACTTATGTAACGGTTCCAATCTACATGTCAACGACTATCTCGCCAAGCGACCGAGCAGCATGCGTGTGGATCgtgtgcagcagcagcatctCATCAAAGATCAACGACAGACGAAGTGTCACAGCGCCGCCGAAGCGCGTCGCGCGTCTACAACACCTAGTGGTGGGAATAGCAATGGCTTTCGCCGTCCCTTCACCGCCTGCATTGAGGCGAACTTTACCAGCACCGTGCGTACGGCGCGTTTGCTGCGCGGCAAACCAAAGCTGGCGAAAATCGAATCGTTCGTGcggttttaa
- the LOC114803638 gene encoding odorant-binding protein 59a — MRAQRSLNSALVCLQATCCAIMPKRSLACLPSGQLWITLILLYCSTCYALKCRTDDGPSESELKRITRSCMRKIGENAHPMGGGSMNFNNNHNHPYGSLHQSNFGPQHGSNSRYDYNYDYDDNADQYYGNPNNNNNNYNNNNYNNNNYNNNNGNYDRDRNVLQQRNRERQQTNRSDNNRSGSASSGSSNNNGGRYDNNDGNGNRGSAGGNGDVGNRGGNGGTNNGGRNSGGNGGGGNNQRGFTQNNSNNNNNNNNRNGKNDTADAACVVHCFFEELNMLNSDDYPDRYKVQYGLTRDLRDRELRNFYTDTIQDCFHYLESQRRRDKCHYSRDLINCMTEYAKVNCDDWQEFNVVFN; from the exons atgcgCGCTCAACGTTCTTTAAATAGCGCCCTTGTGTGTCTAcaagcaacatgttgcgcgATCATGCCGAAGCGTTCGCTTGCCTGCTTACCGTCTGGTCAACTCTGGATAACGTTGATTTTACTCTACTGTTCTACGTGCTACGCGCTGAAGTGCCGCACGGACGATGGACCCTCCGAATCCGAACTGAAACGTATTACACGCAGTTGTATGCGCAAGATCGGTGAGAACGCGCATCCTATGGGTGGTGGATCAATGAATttcaacaacaatcacaatCATCCCTACGGCTCGTTGCATCAATCGAATTTCGGGCCACAACATGGCAGCAATTCACGTTATGATTACAATTACGATTACGATGATAATGCGGATCAATATTATGGTAAtcccaataataacaacaacaattacaataataacaattacaataataacaattacaataacaacaatggtaATTACGATCGCGATCGCAATGTTTTGCAACAACGCAATCGTGAACGCCAACAAACGAATCGTTCGGATAACAATAGATCGGGATCGGCTTCTTCAGGCTCCTCAAATAATAATGGCGGTCGCTACGATAACAATGATGGCAACGGTAATAGAGGTAGTGCTGGCGGCAATGGTGATGTTGGAAATCGTGGTGGTAATGGTGGCACTAACAATGGTGGTCGCAATTCAGGCGGAaatggtggtggtggcaacAATCAACGCGGTTTCACACAgaataattccaataataataacaataacaacaacagaaatggAAAAAATGACACAGCCGATGCTGCTTGCGTGGTCCATTGCTTCTTCGAAGAGTTGAATATG CTGAACTCCGACGACTATCCGGATCGCTACAAAGTGCAATATGGCCTTACACGTGATCTGCGTGATCGTGAGCTGCGCAACTTCTATACCGACACTATACAGGATTGCTTTCATTATTTGGAGTCCCAGCGCAGACGCGACAAATGTCACTACTCACGTGATCTCATCAATTGCATGACCGAATATGCAAAAGTGAATTGCGACGATTGGCAGGAGTTTAATGTGGTTTTCAATTGA